A single genomic interval of Leishmania panamensis strain MHOM/PA/94/PSC-1 chromosome 25 sequence harbors:
- a CDS encoding hypothetical protein (TriTrypDB/GeneDB-style sysID: LpmP.25.1230), which produces MPPKKTKRSAATTAASPAVEQMPTKRTAASPVKPPTTLCPQPQSSATSIKRSSAVGNADLALSSSFTPQRQRKESLPQPQLRTPEVERSQSTPKQVRESSFGASPQAIPPAPATSPAPASSKTPRRSSSSSPTQRSPSEKVSKSKANSTTAAATAATPHVSPAHPSSPPSPASHERTTSLQPPQSANSMKRSARGAQGRSISVDTTPTSTVPAKEAPAAAAAGSANVGAIVGAAAAGAVKSSKSARNRSERRSRARAAFLAATLATSSPDARFVERFIRESKVIAPDVSGIRCLAVHPSEQELIAARENGSLVRYTVTFFQGIPQFVQRRHTGGQTHRTISGLAYVTVPTPLSSSSSASSPGAASAPRHVLLASMMSGQIVIYDAELLVPVALHQRSGGAIWALHVVSAACIYAAMADGSWQQLRLTCKRDGAAPQLELVRVVPSISGADRALSVTTSLSLRMAVGSDDAGNVHAWRLPVYVLPQGSSAGAGAVEEEDEAAAPNRARGLAEHESMWTTRLAKGIALSCAVVGGVQRPCVVVGTSMGDVVLLDAAHGHVFQTFSQHKGPVSTLAVKNDAVVYASGWHESLRCYRCNEKGDWYPAEVKRRTHYHEASQLALLPRHQLILSASRDGTIMYAPTGQLFTSPAMYVTVTTQQFAYAADRELLLQSRFDTIEAFHMDGAARHWVPFFGHRLDGRFHLSGLWCDRQLNYIVFSTEERVGLLKVVWRAHAAMSVSRLEAVLELSARSGVVDVCWSGTAVAVGSAEEMSADASQEAATDTSALSPAPQRLYILYDKSVTFVALTDGYPVVHTPVQVRGRLLPGDSLGLYRVLCRPAAAAPLARNRRSGSIVDATEGEELVIYGHRGSCRMRLMADGTPDADSLVADLDDVYELAQELPLLQDASNAKAKGGSHGGAERALKRAKAEALASSALAKATSCEALVGLSAAQQRYVVGPTLHSSSAATTPLSATLPHDVRWITRIAASSSNNSTTVTSSAAASSYKYLGYFSRGLLIATGDSWHMVRRMNVEAAFLVKDSTEVLVLERNLEKTLEALPLCWKVRRFGN; this is translated from the coding sequence ATGCCTCCAAAGAAGACGAAGCGCTCAGCTGCAACCACAGCTGCATCGCCCGCGGTTGAGCAGATGCCCACAAAGCGTACCGCTGCTTCCCCAGTAAAGCCGCCGACTACCCTGTgcccgcagccgcagtcTTCGGCGACATCAATCAAGAGGAGCTCCGCAGTTGGCAACGCAGACCTggcactctcttcctcctttacTCCTCAGCGGCAACGGAAGGAGTCACTACCTCAACCGCAGCTCCGCACACCTGAGGTAGAGCGCAGCCAGAGCACTCCCAAACAGGTGCGCGAGAGCTCGTTCGGCGCCTCGCCCCAGGCGATTCCACCAGCCCCCGCCACCAGCCCAGCACCGGCCTCCAGTAAGACTCCTCGACGatcctcctcatcttcccCAACCCAGCGGAGCCCAAGCGAGAAGGTCTCAAAGTCGAAGGCGaacagcaccacagcagcggcaacggcggcgaccCCCCACGTATCTCCAGCGCATCCGTCTTCGCCACCATCGCCCGCCTCGCATGAGAGGACAACCTCCTTGCAGCCACCGCAGTCTGCAAACTCCATGAAGAGAAGCGCTCGCGGTGCTCAGGGCCGCAGTATTTCTGTGGACACCACACCGACGTCTACGGTACCGGCCAAAgaagctccagcagctgccgccgcgggcAGCGCGAACGTAGGCGCCATcgttggcgctgcagctgctggagcggtgAAGTCCTCAAAGTCCGCACGAAACCGCAGTGAGCGTCGCAGCCGTGCCCGCGCGGCTTTTTTGGCAGCCACATTGGCGACCTCCTCGCCAGACGCGCGCTTCGTTGAGCGGTTCATTCGGGAGTCCAAAGTAATCGCGCCGGACGTGAGCGGCATCCGCTGCCTCGCAGTGCACCCCTCAGAGCAAGAACTCATCGCTGCTCGTGAGAACGGCTCGCTGGTGCGCTACACTGTGACGTTCTTTCAGGGCATCCCGCAGTttgtgcagcgccgccacaccgGCGGCCAGACCCACCGCACCATTTCGGGACTGGCGTACGTGACTGTCCCGacaccgctgtcgtcgtcgtcctcggcgtcgAGCCCCggagcagcgtcggcgcccCGCCATGTTCTCCTCGCCTCCATGATGTCTGGGCAGATCGTCATCTATGACGCAGAGCTGCTCGTTCCTGTtgcgctgcatcagcgcagcggtggagcCATCTGGGCTTTGCACGTGGTGAGTGCTGCATGCATCTACGCCGCCATGGCCGACGGAAgctggcagcagctgcgcctcacgTGTAAGCGAGAtggcgccgcaccgcagctggAGCTGGTGCGCGTCGTGCCCAGCATCAGCGGTGCCGACCGCGCCTTGTCTGTGACGACGTCTCTGTCGCTGCGCATGGCAGTCGGCTCCGACGACGCCGGTAATGTGCACGCGTGGCGCTTGCCTGTCTACGTATTGCCGCAGGGGTCCTCTGCCGGTGCTGGtgccgtggaggaggaggacgaggctgCCGCTCCCAACCGTGCACGCGGTTTGGCCGAGCACGAGTCTATGTGGACTACAAGGCTGGCGAAGGGTATCGCACTCAGCTGTGCCGTAGTCGGTGGGGTGCAGCGCCCCTGTGTTGTCGTTGGGACGTCTATGGGCGACGTTGTGCTGCTCGATGCCGCGCACGGACACGTCTTTCAAACGTTCTCGCAGCACAAGGGACCAGTGTCGACGCTGGCGGTTAAGAACGACGCTGTTGTTTACGCGTCCGGCTGGCACGAGAGCCTTCGGTGCTACCGCTGCAACGAGAAGGGGGACTGGTACCCCGCCGAGGTGAAGCGGCGCACGCACTATCACGAGGCGAGCcagctggcgctgttgccgcgTCATCAGTTAATATTGTCTGCGTCGCGCGACGGCACGATCATGTACGCGCCGACAGGGCAGCTGTTCACGTCGCCGGCGATGTACGTGACGGTCACGACGCAGCAGTTCGCCTACGCAGCCGATCGCGAGCTTCTCTTGCAATCCCGCTTCGACACCATCGAGGCTTTCCACatggacggcgctgctcgtcACTGGGTGCCTTTCTTTGGTCACCGTCTTGATGGCCGCTTTCACCTCTCCGGCCTGTGGTGCGATCGCCAGCTGAACTACATCGTCTTCAGCACAGAGGAGCGCGTTGGGCTGTTGAAGGTGGTGTGGCGCGCACATGCGGCGATGTCTGTGTCGAGGCTGGAGGCAGTGCTGGAGCTGTCGGCGCGCAGCGGTGTTGTGGACGTCTGCTGGTCGGGtaccgctgttgctgtgggGTCGGCAGAGGAGATGAGCGCGGATGCAAGTCAAGAGGCCGCCACTGACACATCTGCCTTGTCGCCGGCGCCACAGCGACTCTACATCCTCTACGATAAGAGCGTCACCTTTGTTGCCCTCACTGACGGGTACCCGGTGGTGCACACCCCCGTGCAGGTGCGTGGAAGGCTTCTCCCTGGTGACTCGCTGGGTCTCTACCGGGTACTATGCcgtccagcagctgccgctcctcttgcGAGGAACCGCAGAAGCGGCTCGATAGTTGACGCAACAGAGGGCGAGGAGCTTGTCATCTATGGCCATcgtggcagctgccgcaTGCGTCTTATGGCAGATGGCACCCCTGACGCGGACTCCCTGGTCGCCGATCTGGATGACGTGTACGAACTCGCTCAGgagttgccgctgctgcaggatgCCTCGAACGCGAAGGCCAAGGGCGGCAGTCACGGTGGCGCTGAGCGGGCGCTGAAGagggcgaaggcggaggcgctaGCCTCGTCAGCGCTGGCAAAGGCAACCTCGTGCGAGGCTCTGGTTGGCTTgtcggcagcgcagcagcggtacgTTGTTGGCCCGACACTGCACTCGTCCTCGGCGGCCACCACACCACTGTCGGCGACGCTACCACATGATGTGCGCTGGATTACCCGCATTGCAGCGTCTTCGTCAAACAACAGCACCACGGTCACTTCctcagccgctgcctcctcgtaCAAGTACCTTGGCTACTTCAGCCGTGGTCTCCTTATTGCTACGGGTGACAGCTGGCACATGGTGCGCCGCATGAATGTGGAGGCTGCCTTCCTCGTAAAGGATAGCACAGAGGTATTGGTGCTGGAGCGCAACCTCGAAAAGACCCTTGAGgctcttcccctctgctgGAAGGTACGCCGCTTCGGCAACTAA
- a CDS encoding hypothetical protein (TriTrypDB/GeneDB-style sysID: LpmP.25.1240), producing the protein MRTFVFISGIPDFLLESIVKGDKSSNGVATTKSAAVTSKFDLRYERLRRLLVEHSSGVMLVMHLESKGYALALYASEREALAACKADITPEQPGRKYPPLRLRIIEKEKPCPPEPVYNPYLIVEGEEVRKEELADTRGLELVYRGRAVAKWCARTLAGEDCYFGVSCLKLHKNATQRTVRKRPRVEDVDVSAHLTSEQQATVRHLLSSVEASRAALTPVPMIMKNCTYVPVSAEEMEMLNRLACEAPSCTSLPAFESLEAHPTYQTLLQRIDDALQSQRAATVVTAGGESTAFFPRLGCPGGAPWDWSVESEEGRRLLRQRCPLPANGAPTPLERDLYTQRLWYHMNQLNRCHSARDVVRMLCGSRRVREALHRCSEAINDASVPSPSGTRADDKAQTNVSLPSSTPKASGLTICLQPWLYLPTVGCEVTAYLERGGRRIRGVVQRYGQVRLMTSATLLASAFAVVGDAADPDALLARYAVLESATDAAAEEDLTRELRVFQRSFASAVDDVALHLQTHSNSVGGDGAAWCVHLAVVLTPNSVPTAGRLPSVALLSASPYQRALEECSMYSSLAPPSRGADTTASTETRPTNVDVAWNTQRHPYIPLFSRDLLEKLRAGPVGKG; encoded by the coding sequence ATGCGGACCTTTGTCTTCATCAGCGGCATCCCAGACTTCTTGCTGGAGTCAATCGTCAAAGGTGATAAGAGCAGCAAtggcgtcgccaccaccaagTCCGCTGCGGTGACCTCGAAGTTCGACCTTCGCTAtgagcgcctgcgccgcctgctaGTGGAGCACTCGTCTGGCGTGATGCTTGTCATGCATCTCGAGTCGAAGGGATACGCACTGGCACTGTACGCTTCCGAGAGGGAGGCATTGGCCGCATGCAAGGCGGATATTACCCCTGAACAGCCGGGGCGCAAATacccgccgctgcgcctgcgcatcatagaaaaggagaagccaTGCCCACCGGAGCCCGTCTACAACCCGTACCTGATAGTggaaggcgaggaggtgcgcaaggAAGAGCTCGCCGATACCCGTGGCCTGGAGCTTGTGTATCGCGGCCGCGCGGTGGCCAAGTGGTGTGCGCGAACGCTGGCAGGCGAGGATTGTTACTTCGGGGTTTCATGCTTGAAGTTGCACAAGAACGCGACGCAGAGGACGGTTCGCAAGCGACCACGCGTCGAGGACGTCGACGTCAGCGCTCATCTGACaagcgagcagcaggcaacCGTGCGGCATCTGCTCTCCTCCGTGGAGGCCTCGAGGGCAGCCTTAACACCGGTTCCCATGATCATGAAAAACTGCACGTACGTGCCAGTATcggcggaggagatggagatgcTGAACCGACTCGCGTGCGAAGCGCCGTCTTGCACTTCTTTGCCAGCGTTTGAGTCACTGGAGGCTCATCCCACCTACCAGACCCTTCTTCAGCGCATCGACGATGCCCTTCAGTCACAGCGGGCTGCTACTGTTGTCACCGCAGGTGGCGAATCAACGGCGTTCTTTCCGCGACTGGGCTGTCCTGGTGGGGCGCCGTGGGACTGGAGTGTCGAGTCCGAGGAAGGCCGGCGGCTTCTCCGTCAGCGGTGCCCACTCCCAGCGAACGGTGCACCCACGCCGCTGGAGCGCGATTTGTACACGCAGCGCCTGTGGTATCACATGAATCAGCTGAACAGGTGCCACAGCGCGCGTGACGTAGTGCGGATGTTGTGCGGCAGTCGCCGCGTGCGAGAGGCACTGCATCGGTGTAGTGAGGCGATCAACGATGCTTcggtgccgtcgccgtcgggCACTCGTGCTGACGACAAGGCGCAAACAAacgtgtcgctgccgtcgtccaCCCCGAAGGCTTCGGGGCTGACCATTTGTCTGCAGCCGTGGCTGTACCTCCCCACAGTGGGTTGTGAGGTGACGGCGTATCTTGAGCGCGGCGGGCGCCGGATTCGCGGCGTTGTGCAGCGCTACGGACAGGTGCGTCTCATGACCTCGGCCACGCTCTTGGCTTCGGCGTTTGCCGTGGTGGGAGACGCCGCCGACCCAGATGCATTACTCGCTCGGTACGCCGTCCTCGAGTCGGCGAccgacgcagccgccgagGAGGACCTTACCAGGGAGCTGCGGGTGTTCCAGCGTAGCTTTGCCAGCGCCGTGGACGATGTTGCCCTCCATCTGCAGACACACTCCAACAGCGTTGGTGGTGACGGGGCCGCGTGGTGCGTGCATCTGGCCGTGGTGCTGACGCCCAACTCAGTTCCAACAGCAGGGCGGCTTCCATCCGTCGCACTGCTCTCCGCCAGCCCCTATCAGCGTGCCCTCGAGGAGTGCTCCATGTACTCGTCTTTGGCGCCGCCGAGCAGAGGGGCCGATACGACCGCCTCAACGGAGACGCGACCCACGAACGTGGACGTGGCGTGGAacacgcagcggcacccgTACATCCCGCTCTTCAGCCGCGATCTCttggagaagctgcgcgcTGGCCCAGTGGGAAAAGGGTGA